Proteins from a genomic interval of Microbacterium imperiale:
- a CDS encoding dipeptidase: MTSESPRSAAVRDAALSVVPAALADLGALVRIPSVAFPGFDRAEVERSAAAVASLAEGLGIFERVEVATATIPSTGEQGMPAVLATRAARNGRPTILLYAHHDVQPVGDEGLWESAPFEPTVRDGRLYGRGAADDKAGVMAHVGALRALVEALGPEFDLGVNLFIEGEEEAGSASFGSFLSDNADALRADVIVVADSGNWDATTPALTVSLRGNARFTMTVRTLEHASHSGMFGGAVPDAMLATVKLLGTLWDDEGAVAVDGLREREAETPEYSEETLRSEAGLPAGVSPIGTGPILSRIWNKPSITVTGIDAPSVRNASNTLSPEVSVVISARVAPGQSADEAYQAIEAHLRAHAPFGAELTFRDVETGNPFLVDTSGSAVSHARAALATGYGVEPVDIGVGGSIPFIADLVREFPDAQILVTGVEDPHARAHSPNESLHLDTFRHALVSEALLLERLDATPL; this comes from the coding sequence ATGACCTCCGAATCTCCTCGGTCCGCCGCCGTGCGCGACGCCGCCCTCTCCGTTGTTCCCGCCGCCCTGGCCGACCTCGGGGCGCTCGTGCGTATCCCGTCCGTCGCCTTCCCGGGATTCGACCGGGCCGAGGTCGAACGCAGCGCCGCGGCCGTCGCGAGTCTGGCCGAGGGCCTCGGCATCTTCGAGCGGGTCGAGGTCGCGACCGCGACGATCCCGTCGACGGGCGAGCAGGGGATGCCGGCGGTGCTGGCGACCCGCGCCGCGCGCAACGGGCGGCCCACGATCCTGCTGTATGCCCACCACGACGTGCAGCCCGTGGGTGACGAGGGCCTGTGGGAGTCCGCTCCGTTCGAGCCGACCGTTCGCGACGGGCGCCTGTACGGACGCGGTGCCGCGGACGACAAGGCCGGCGTCATGGCCCACGTCGGAGCCTTGCGTGCACTCGTCGAGGCGCTCGGCCCCGAATTCGATCTCGGTGTCAATCTCTTCATCGAAGGGGAGGAGGAGGCCGGGTCGGCGTCGTTCGGGTCCTTCCTCTCGGACAACGCCGACGCGCTGCGCGCCGACGTCATCGTCGTGGCCGACTCGGGCAACTGGGACGCGACCACGCCCGCGCTCACCGTGTCGCTGCGCGGCAACGCGCGCTTCACGATGACGGTGCGCACGCTCGAGCACGCGTCGCACTCGGGCATGTTCGGCGGCGCCGTGCCCGACGCGATGCTGGCAACGGTGAAGCTGCTGGGGACGCTGTGGGACGACGAGGGCGCCGTCGCCGTCGACGGACTGCGCGAGCGCGAGGCCGAGACTCCGGAGTACTCCGAAGAGACCCTGCGCTCGGAAGCGGGTCTGCCCGCCGGCGTCTCGCCCATCGGCACCGGTCCGATCCTGTCGCGCATCTGGAACAAGCCCTCCATCACCGTCACCGGCATCGACGCCCCCAGTGTCCGCAACGCCTCGAACACCCTCAGCCCAGAGGTGTCCGTCGTCATCTCTGCGCGCGTCGCCCCGGGCCAGTCGGCCGACGAGGCGTACCAGGCGATCGAGGCGCACCTGCGCGCCCACGCTCCCTTCGGTGCGGAGCTGACCTTCAGAGACGTCGAAACCGGCAACCCCTTCCTCGTCGACACCAGCGGCAGCGCGGTCTCGCACGCTCGCGCCGCGCTGGCCACGGGCTACGGAGTGGAGCCGGTCGACATCGGCGTCGGAGGATCGATCCCCTTCATCGCCGATCTGGTGCGGGAGTTCCCCGACGCGCAGATCCTCGTCACGGGCGTCGAGGACCCACACGCCCGGGCGCACAGCCCGAACGAGTCGCTGCATCTCGACACGTTCCGCCACGCGTTGGTGTCGGAAGCGCTCCTGCTCGAGCGGCTGGACGCGACGCCGCTCTGA
- a CDS encoding DUF3043 domain-containing protein, producing the protein MAKTPSAPAPDDAAPASTGSGKNRPTPSRAAQEAARKRPLVPDTKEAKARARAELAERRDKARIGMANGDERYLPVRDKGPQRRFVRDYVDAGWHLGELVMGAMVLVIIVTFLGSNAVTFYAFIALWAFILLVIGDMVITSIRVKKAARAKFGAERMEKGLGWYGAMRSIQMRFMRLPKPQVKRGQRPA; encoded by the coding sequence GTGGCCAAAACTCCCTCCGCCCCCGCTCCGGACGACGCCGCTCCGGCGTCGACGGGCTCCGGCAAGAACCGTCCCACCCCGAGCCGCGCCGCCCAGGAGGCGGCCCGCAAGCGTCCGCTGGTGCCCGACACCAAGGAGGCGAAGGCGCGCGCCCGCGCCGAGCTCGCCGAGCGACGCGACAAGGCCCGTATCGGTATGGCCAACGGAGACGAGCGGTACCTTCCGGTCCGCGACAAGGGGCCGCAGCGCCGCTTCGTCCGCGACTACGTCGATGCCGGATGGCACTTGGGCGAGCTCGTCATGGGCGCGATGGTGCTCGTCATCATCGTGACCTTCCTCGGCTCGAACGCCGTCACCTTCTACGCGTTCATCGCCCTCTGGGCCTTCATCCTGCTCGTCATCGGAGACATGGTGATCACGAGCATCCGCGTGAAGAAGGCCGCCCGAGCCAAGTTCGGTGCCGAGCGCATGGAGAAGGGCCTCGGCTGGTACGGCGCGATGCGCTCGATCCAGATGCGCTTCATGCGCCTGCCCAAGCCGCAGGTCAAGCGCGGCCAGCGCCCCGCCTGA
- a CDS encoding quinone-dependent dihydroorotate dehydrogenase: MYPFIFRTVFSRMDPETAHHLVVPVIRVLGVPPFSAVVRRLTAPDPSLRVEALGRVFDSPFGVAAGFDKNAVMVSGLGALGFGHVEIGTVTAVPQQGNPRPRLFRLVSDRALINRMGFNNRGAAAAASRLRRLRRAGRRPVIGANIGKSRIVDVEHATADYVTSTKLIAPESDYLVVNVSSPNTPGLRGLQAVDTLRPLLEAVRDAAGATPLLVKIAPDLADDEVTAIASLAVETGLAGLIATNTTIARDGLITDDDRLAQIGAGGLSGAPLRRRSLEVLRLVRAAVPQGFCVIAAGGVETAADVQERLDAGADLVQGYTAFIYRGPLWARQINRGLVQLRRGAGRA; this comes from the coding sequence ATGTACCCGTTCATCTTCCGCACCGTCTTCTCCCGCATGGACCCCGAGACGGCTCACCACCTCGTGGTGCCCGTCATCCGCGTCCTGGGCGTCCCGCCCTTCTCAGCGGTTGTCCGCCGGCTCACGGCGCCCGACCCGTCGCTCCGCGTCGAGGCGCTCGGGCGCGTGTTCGACTCGCCCTTCGGAGTGGCCGCAGGCTTCGACAAGAACGCGGTCATGGTGAGCGGCTTGGGTGCTCTCGGGTTCGGGCATGTCGAGATCGGCACCGTCACGGCGGTGCCGCAGCAGGGCAACCCGCGCCCTCGGCTGTTCCGCCTCGTCTCCGACCGGGCGCTGATCAACCGGATGGGCTTCAACAATCGGGGCGCCGCCGCTGCGGCATCCCGGCTCCGCCGGCTGCGGCGCGCCGGCCGTCGTCCCGTCATCGGCGCGAACATCGGCAAGAGCCGGATCGTCGACGTCGAGCACGCCACGGCGGACTACGTCACGAGCACGAAGCTGATCGCGCCCGAGTCGGACTACCTCGTCGTGAACGTGTCATCCCCGAACACCCCGGGTCTGCGGGGCCTGCAGGCCGTCGACACGCTGCGCCCGCTGCTCGAGGCGGTACGGGATGCCGCCGGCGCGACGCCACTGCTCGTGAAGATCGCCCCCGACCTCGCCGACGACGAGGTCACGGCCATCGCGTCCCTCGCCGTCGAGACCGGCCTGGCGGGACTCATCGCCACGAATACGACGATCGCCCGCGACGGACTGATCACCGATGACGATCGCCTTGCGCAGATCGGCGCCGGCGGTCTTTCGGGTGCTCCGCTGCGCCGTCGCTCACTCGAGGTGCTGCGCCTCGTGCGAGCCGCCGTTCCGCAGGGGTTCTGCGTGATCGCGGCCGGGGGAGTGGAGACGGCCGCCGACGTCCAGGAGCGCCTGGACGCCGGCGCCGATCTGGTTCAGGGGTACACGGCGTTCATCTACCGCGGCCCGCTGTGGGCGCGGCAGATCAATCGCGGGCTCGTGCAGCTCAGGCGGGGCGCTGGCCGCGCTTGA
- the nrdR gene encoding transcriptional regulator NrdR, translating to MHCPFCRNPDSRVIDSRTSDDGLSIRRRRQCPKCGGRFSTIETASLNVIKRSGVIEPFSREKVMSGVRKACQGRPVTEANLALLAQEVEETVRQTGSSQIDTNEIGLAILGPLRNLDEIAYLRFASVYQAFDTLEDFEAAIEQLRADHRSARTVEDASSL from the coding sequence ATGCATTGCCCTTTCTGCCGCAACCCCGATTCCCGCGTCATCGACTCGCGCACGAGCGATGACGGCCTCAGCATCCGTCGGCGCCGCCAGTGCCCGAAGTGCGGCGGGCGCTTCTCGACCATCGAGACGGCCAGCCTCAACGTCATCAAGCGCTCCGGCGTCATCGAGCCGTTCAGCCGCGAGAAGGTGATGTCGGGAGTCCGCAAGGCCTGCCAGGGGCGTCCTGTCACCGAGGCGAATCTCGCGCTCCTCGCGCAGGAGGTCGAAGAGACGGTCCGCCAGACGGGGTCGTCGCAGATCGACACCAACGAGATCGGGCTGGCCATCCTCGGCCCGCTGCGGAACCTCGACGAGATCGCGTACCTCCGATTCGCGAGCGTCTACCAGGCGTTCGACACGCTCGAGGACTTCGAGGCGGCTATCGAGCAGCTCCGCGCTGATCACCGGTCCGCTCGGACAGTGGAGGACGCGAGCTCGCTCTAG
- the hisD gene encoding histidinol dehydrogenase, whose translation MRTIDLRGRELTAAELLAAVPRAEAARGLALATAAEIVHDVASRGETSLREQAARFDGVEGHAVRVPVEHLDEALDGLDATVRSAIEESIRRVRLASAAQVPPDRVTELGPGARVEQRWRPVRRVGVYVPGGKAVYPSSVVMNVVPAQVAGVTTVALASPPQRDHDGRVHPVILAAARLLGVSEVYAMGGAGAIGAFAYGVPDLGLDPVDVISGPGNNFVALAKRVVAGVVGTDSEAGATEILIVADDSADPELVAADLVSQAEHDEQAAAVLVTASPELAASVAERAAARASRTRHAERVAVALAGPQSAIVLVDDLAAATAFSNAYAPEHLELHLADPRPEDFVNAGAVFVGAHTPVSLGDYLAGSNHVLPTGGQARYAAGLGAATFLRSQQVVSYDRDALREVHDGIVALSASEQLPAHGEAVSARFDA comes from the coding sequence ATGCGCACCATCGACCTGCGCGGCCGTGAACTCACGGCCGCCGAGCTGCTCGCCGCCGTCCCTCGCGCCGAGGCGGCACGCGGTCTGGCCCTCGCCACGGCCGCCGAGATCGTCCACGACGTCGCGTCGCGCGGCGAGACCTCGCTGCGTGAGCAGGCGGCACGGTTCGACGGCGTCGAGGGCCATGCCGTGCGCGTCCCCGTCGAGCACCTCGACGAGGCGCTGGATGGACTCGACGCGACGGTGCGTTCCGCCATCGAGGAGTCGATCCGTCGCGTACGCCTCGCGTCGGCGGCCCAGGTGCCGCCGGACCGCGTCACCGAGCTCGGACCCGGCGCCCGCGTCGAGCAGCGCTGGCGTCCCGTGCGCCGCGTCGGCGTCTACGTGCCGGGCGGCAAGGCGGTTTATCCCTCGAGCGTCGTCATGAACGTCGTCCCGGCGCAGGTCGCCGGCGTGACGACCGTCGCGCTCGCCTCACCGCCGCAGCGCGACCACGACGGCCGCGTGCACCCGGTGATTCTCGCCGCCGCCCGCCTGCTCGGCGTCTCGGAGGTCTACGCGATGGGCGGAGCAGGCGCGATCGGCGCCTTCGCGTACGGCGTGCCGGACCTCGGCCTCGACCCCGTCGACGTCATCTCCGGCCCGGGCAACAACTTCGTGGCGCTGGCGAAGCGCGTCGTCGCCGGCGTCGTCGGCACCGACTCGGAGGCCGGCGCGACCGAGATCCTCATCGTCGCGGACGACTCCGCCGACCCCGAGCTGGTCGCGGCCGATCTGGTCAGCCAGGCGGAGCACGACGAGCAGGCCGCCGCTGTGCTCGTCACTGCGTCGCCCGAGCTCGCGGCATCCGTCGCCGAACGTGCCGCTGCACGGGCGTCACGGACCCGCCACGCCGAACGCGTCGCGGTCGCGCTCGCGGGCCCGCAGTCGGCGATCGTCCTCGTCGACGACCTCGCCGCCGCGACCGCCTTCTCGAACGCCTACGCCCCCGAGCACCTCGAGCTGCACCTCGCCGACCCGCGCCCGGAGGATTTCGTGAACGCCGGTGCAGTCTTCGTCGGCGCGCACACGCCGGTGAGCCTGGGCGACTACCTCGCCGGGAGCAATCACGTCCTGCCGACGGGCGGTCAGGCGCGCTACGCCGCGGGTCTGGGGGCGGCGACCTTCCTGCGATCGCAGCAGGTGGTGTCGTACGACCGCGATGCGCTGCGCGAGGTGCACGACGGGATCGTCGCGCTGTCGGCATCCGAGCAGCTGCCGGCCCACGGTGAGGCCGTATCGGCCCGATTCGACGCGTAA